In Streptomyces sp. NBC_00683, the DNA window CACGCCCGCTCCCGTCCGACATGTCAGACAGGTTGTAGGACGTCCGAGCTCTCCCGCAAGCAGCGGCCCCGCGTTCGATTATCTCTCGCGGGTGGCCGTGCACGAAATGAGGCGCTTGCGGTGACGTGATTGCGGTCCGGGGGTCGATGGTGGCACCCGGTGACCGCAAGGTGAAGCCGCCGGGTGCGGATGCGTCCCGGCGGCTTCGAAGTGGAGGCGTCGGGTCAGCTCGCTACGCGTACCGCGAGCGCGTCACCGATCTCGTCGGTGGTGCGCGCCGTCTTCCCGTCGCGCTCCGCGAGGTCGGCGGAGACGGCCTCCTCGATGCGCACGGCCTCGGCCTCGTGGCCGAGGTGGCGCAGCAGGAGGGCGACGGACAGGATCGTGGCGGTCGGGTCGGCCTTGCCCTGGCCCGCGATGTCGGGGGCAGTGCCGTGGACCGGCTCGAACATCGACGGGAAGGCGCCCGTCGGGTTGATGTTGCCGGACGCGGCCAGGCCGATACCGCCGGTCACGGCTGCGGCGAGGTCGGTGAGGATGTCACCGAAGAGGTTGTCGGTGACGATGACGTCGAAGCGCTCCGGCTGGGTGACGAAGAAGATCGTCGCGGCGTCGACGTGCAGGTAGTCGGTGGTGATCTCGGGGTACTCGGCCGCGACCTTGTCGAAGGTGTTCTTCCACAGGTGGCCCGCGTACACGAGGACGTTGTTCTTGTGGACCAGCGTCAGCTTCTTGCGCGGGCGGGCGGCGGCACGCGCGAAGGCGTCACGGACGACGCGCTCGACACCGTAGGCCGTGTTGACGCTGACCTCGGTGGCGACCTCGTGCTCCGTACCGGTGCGCAGGGAACCGCCGTTGCCCGTGTACGGGCCCTCGGTGCCCTCGCGGACGACGACGAAGTCGATCTCGGGGCGGCCGGCCAGCGGCGTCGCGGTGTTCGGGAAGAGCTTCGACGGCCGCAGGTTGATGTAGTGGTCGAACTCGAAGCGCAGCTTCAGCAGCAGCCCGCGCTCCAGTACGCCCGACGGCACGGACGGGTCGCCGATGGCGCCGAGCAGGATGGCGTCGTGGCCCTTGAGGGCCTCCAGCTCCGCGTCCGGGAGGGTTTCACCGGTGCGGTGCCAGCGCTGGGCGCCGAGGTCGTACTCCTTGGTCTCCAGCTTCACATCCTGCGGGAGAACAGCGTTGAGGACCTTGAGGCCCTGGGTGACGACCTCCTGGCCGATACCGTCGCCGGGGATCACTGCGAGATTGAGGCTGCGAGACATAACGGCACCCTAGCCCTCCGTCCCACCCAATGACATCCGTTGTCCACGATACGGACACTTCGCGTGGACGGCACGGGCGTGCGCCGAGTGCGGGACGGAGGGTGCGCCAAGGGCCGTTCAGTGGCCGGTGGAGCCGCCGTTGTCCCGGCGGTCGAGGGCGCGCTGCAGGGCGGCGGCGGCGTTCTTCCGGTCCGATTCGGCCGGGCGGGCGGTGCGACGGACGCGGCGGACAGTGGTCTCGGCCATGGTGGATCGACTCCTTGAGATCGCGTGGATTTCGAGATCGGGACTTCGGGAAATGCGATGTCGAGATCAGGATTTCGAGGCGCCGGAAGGGGCGGGGAGAGGTGCCGCAGGGGTTGCCTGCTTCGGGGCACGTGCTCGCGACCGCCAGTCGCTGGATCATGCGAGTCGTTCGGCTTCTACAAAGTTAGGACAGCCCGGCCCATCTGTCTCTACAGATACTCGGACTTCCTACTATCTGAGACGGGCGCACGAGCGACACGTGCTACGGGCGCCCCTGCGGGCAGCCTCAGAAAGGCACGGTGAGCTGCGCCCGGACATGGGCACGCAGGACACCCGCCATGTCCGTCCCGCCGTCGGCCAGGAGCCACTGCACCTGGAGCCCGTCCATCAGGGCGATCAGCTGCTGCCCGGCCACCGCGGGATCGATGCCCTCGCGCAGCGCACCCTCCTTGCACACCTGGGCGTAGGCGTCCTCCGCCCCCGACACCGAGTCCCTGTAACGCCGTACGAAGTAGCCGTGGGCCGGGTGCTCGGCAGAGGTCGCCTCCGCGGAGACCACCGTGAACAGCTCGACGATCCCGCGGCGCGTGGCGTTCAATTCGGCCAGATCGACGAACCTGCGGAGCCGGTCGACGCCGGTGGCCGCGGCGGCGGAGAGCCACTCGCCGTCCACCTCGTCGCGGTGTTCCAGAACCGCGAGCAACAGGTACTCCTTGGTCGGGAAGTGGTGCATCAGGCCGGTGTGCGAGATCCCGCACCGGGTCGCGATGACCCGCAGCGATGCCCCCCGGTACCCGGCCTCGCCGAACAGGGACATGGCCTGGTCGAGGATCTCGCGTCGCTTCGCACGGCCTTTCGCGTAACCACGCCGCACTTCAGCGGTCACGTGCCACCTCCCCGGTCCTTGCGGCCGGTTCTTACCGGCCGGAATCAGCGATCGGATTCACACACCCGTAGTTACTTACCAGGTGGTCGGTATTGACTCTATGGTGAACCCGAACCGCGTCGCGAAAGGACCCCCTCGTGTCCCCCACCCCCAGCCTGCCCTACCTCGACCCCGCGCTGTCCGTCGCGGAGCGGGTCGGTGACCTCCTCGGCCGCATGACGCTGGCGGAGAAGACCGGCCAGATGCTCCAGCTGAACGCCAAGGACGGGGTGCGGCACCTCATCGAGGACCTGCACGCGGGTTCGATCCTCCACGCCTCGCCCGACCGCGTCCTCGAGGCGGCGGAGCTCACCGGGCGCACCCGGCTGCGCATCCCGCTGCTGGTCGCCGAGGACTGCATCCACGGGCACTCCTTCTGGGAGGGGGCCACGATCTTTCCGACCCAGCTCGGCATGGCCGCGACGTGGGACCCGGAGCTCGTACAGCGCATCGCCAGGGCGACCGCCGTGGAGGTCGCCGCGAGCGGGGTCCACTGGACGTTCTCCCCCGTGCTCTGCATCACGCGCGATCTGCGCTGGGGCCGGGTCAGCGAGACGTTCGGCGAGGACCCCTTCCTCATCGGCGAGCTCGCCTCGGCGATGGTGCGCGGCTACCAGGGCGAGGGCCTCGGCGACCCGACGGCGATCCTCGCCTGTGCCAAGCACTTCGCGGGCTACTCCGAGACGCAGGGCGGCCGTGACGCGAGCGAGGCCGACATCTCGCGGCGCAAGCTGCGCTCCTGGTTCCTCCCCCCGTTCGAGCGGGTCGCCCGCGAGGGCTGCCGCACGTTCATGCTCGGCTACCAGTCCATGGACGGTGTGCCTGTCACGGTGAACAACTGGCTGCTGAACGAGGTGCTGCGCGGCGAGTGGGGCTACACCGGCACCCTGGTGACCGACTGGGACAACGTCGGCCGCATGGTGTGGGAGCAGCGGATCCACGCCGACTACGCCCAGGCCGCCGCCGCCGCGGTCCGCGCGGGCAACGACATGGTGATGGCGACGCCGAAGTTCTTCGAGGGCGCGCAGGAGGCGGTCTCCCGGGGCACCCTCGACGAGGCGGAGATCGACGCGGCGGTCCGGCGCATCCTGACGCTGAAGTTCGAGCTCGGCCTCTTCGAGAACCCGCGCCACCCCGACGCCGGCCGGCAGGCCGCGGTCATCGGCAGCGCCGAGCACGCCGTGCTGAACCTGGAGGCCGCCCGCCGCTCGCTCGTCCTGCTCACCAACGACGGCACCCTGCCGCTGGCCGGCGGCTTCGAGCCGGGCCCCGACGGCCGCGCCCTCGCCGACCCCGGCTCGGCTCCGCGCACGGTCGCCGTGATCGGGCCCAACGCCGACGACGCGCAGACCCAGCTCGGCGACTGGGCGGGTTCCTCGGGCCAGGCGGACTGGCTGCCGGACGGCCACCCGCGCGGAATGATCCGTACGGTGCTCGACGGACTCCGCGAGCACGCCCCCGAGGGCTGGACCGTCTCGTACGCCCGTGGCGCCGAGATCCTCACGGTGGGTCCCGACCCGGACGGGGAGTTCTTCCCGGACGGACAGCCCCGGCCCCATGTCGTCGTACCGGCACAACCCTCCGCCGCCCTCGTCGCCGAGGCGGTGGCCGCCGCCGAGGCGGCCGATTACGTCGTCGCGGTCGTGGGCGACCGCATCGAGCTGGTGGGCGAGGGGCGCTCGACCGCGACCCTGGAACTGGTCGGCGACCAGGTCGCGCTGCTCGACGCCCTCGCCGCGACCGGCAAGCCACTGGTCGTCGTCGTCATCAGCTCCAAGCCGCTGGTGCTGCCGCCGTCCGCGCTCGGTGCGGCGGCGATCGTGCACGCCTTCAACCCGGGCATGCAGGGCGGCCGGGCCGTGGCCGAGCTGCTGCTCGGCCTCGTCGAGCCGTCGGGGCGGCTGCCGGTCTCCTTCGCCCGGCACGCGGGGCAGCAGCCGACGTACTACAACCAGATCCGCGGCCAGCACGGCACGCGGTACGCCGACCTCACCCAGAGTCCGGAGTTCGTGTTCGGCGAGGGCCTGAGCTACACGACCGTCACGTACGCGGATCTGGAGGTGCTCACGACGAGCGTCGGCGCGTCCGACACGGTGCAGGCGCGGGTCACGGTCAGCAACACCGGTGACCGGCCCGTGCGGGAGACCGTGCAGGTGTACGTGAGCGACACGGTGACCTCGGTGACCTGGGCCGAGAAGGAGCTGAAGGCGTACCGGCAGGTGGAGCTCGCCCCGGGCGAATCGCGCGAGGTCCTCGTCGAGCTGCCCGTCGCCGAATGCACGCTCGTGGACGCCGAGGGCGCCCGCATCGTCGAGCCGGGCGACTTCGAGCTGCTCGTCGGCCCGTCCTCGCGCGAGGACGCGCTCCTTCGGGCGGGCTTCACCGTGAAGGACTGAGACCGCGGCGCCCGGAAATGGAAACCGCCTCCCGGCCGGCAGGGGGGCCGGTCGGGAGGCGGTGTACGGGGCGGGGCGCCGCTGTGGG includes these proteins:
- a CDS encoding glycoside hydrolase family 3 N-terminal domain-containing protein is translated as MSPTPSLPYLDPALSVAERVGDLLGRMTLAEKTGQMLQLNAKDGVRHLIEDLHAGSILHASPDRVLEAAELTGRTRLRIPLLVAEDCIHGHSFWEGATIFPTQLGMAATWDPELVQRIARATAVEVAASGVHWTFSPVLCITRDLRWGRVSETFGEDPFLIGELASAMVRGYQGEGLGDPTAILACAKHFAGYSETQGGRDASEADISRRKLRSWFLPPFERVAREGCRTFMLGYQSMDGVPVTVNNWLLNEVLRGEWGYTGTLVTDWDNVGRMVWEQRIHADYAQAAAAAVRAGNDMVMATPKFFEGAQEAVSRGTLDEAEIDAAVRRILTLKFELGLFENPRHPDAGRQAAVIGSAEHAVLNLEAARRSLVLLTNDGTLPLAGGFEPGPDGRALADPGSAPRTVAVIGPNADDAQTQLGDWAGSSGQADWLPDGHPRGMIRTVLDGLREHAPEGWTVSYARGAEILTVGPDPDGEFFPDGQPRPHVVVPAQPSAALVAEAVAAAEAADYVVAVVGDRIELVGEGRSTATLELVGDQVALLDALAATGKPLVVVVISSKPLVLPPSALGAAAIVHAFNPGMQGGRAVAELLLGLVEPSGRLPVSFARHAGQQPTYYNQIRGQHGTRYADLTQSPEFVFGEGLSYTTVTYADLEVLTTSVGASDTVQARVTVSNTGDRPVRETVQVYVSDTVTSVTWAEKELKAYRQVELAPGESREVLVELPVAECTLVDAEGARIVEPGDFELLVGPSSREDALLRAGFTVKD
- a CDS encoding TetR/AcrR family transcriptional regulator; protein product: MTAEVRRGYAKGRAKRREILDQAMSLFGEAGYRGASLRVIATRCGISHTGLMHHFPTKEYLLLAVLEHRDEVDGEWLSAAAATGVDRLRRFVDLAELNATRRGIVELFTVVSAEATSAEHPAHGYFVRRYRDSVSGAEDAYAQVCKEGALREGIDPAVAGQQLIALMDGLQVQWLLADGGTDMAGVLRAHVRAQLTVPF
- a CDS encoding 3-isopropylmalate dehydrogenase, producing MSRSLNLAVIPGDGIGQEVVTQGLKVLNAVLPQDVKLETKEYDLGAQRWHRTGETLPDAELEALKGHDAILLGAIGDPSVPSGVLERGLLLKLRFEFDHYINLRPSKLFPNTATPLAGRPEIDFVVVREGTEGPYTGNGGSLRTGTEHEVATEVSVNTAYGVERVVRDAFARAAARPRKKLTLVHKNNVLVYAGHLWKNTFDKVAAEYPEITTDYLHVDAATIFFVTQPERFDVIVTDNLFGDILTDLAAAVTGGIGLAASGNINPTGAFPSMFEPVHGTAPDIAGQGKADPTATILSVALLLRHLGHEAEAVRIEEAVSADLAERDGKTARTTDEIGDALAVRVAS